Proteins encoded in a region of the Puniceibacterium sp. IMCC21224 genome:
- a CDS encoding holin family protein, with translation MGLIDKVLGLLFGSGRNLVAETAEVFRVNAEAQANREAGLQGQALDQFGREFLAGRRCLFDRFMDGLNRVPRPALALGTLGLFIAAMIDPVWFAERMTGLALVPEPLWWLLGAIVSFYFGARHQAKGQDFRRDLAATVAAAPQVVRTVEGLRTLRDVSADVSPPVSVSVATTSSSAAEAVVQGDDANPALAEWRALAG, from the coding sequence ATGGGGCTGATTGATAAGGTTTTGGGGCTGCTCTTTGGGTCCGGGCGCAACCTGGTGGCGGAAACAGCCGAAGTGTTCCGCGTCAACGCCGAAGCACAGGCCAACCGCGAGGCGGGCCTTCAGGGGCAGGCGCTTGATCAGTTCGGACGCGAATTTTTGGCAGGACGCCGCTGCCTGTTCGACCGGTTCATGGATGGGTTGAACCGCGTGCCGCGCCCGGCCTTGGCATTGGGAACACTTGGGTTGTTCATCGCGGCCATGATCGATCCGGTGTGGTTTGCCGAACGCATGACGGGGCTTGCCTTGGTGCCAGAGCCACTGTGGTGGCTGCTGGGGGCGATCGTGAGTTTTTATTTTGGCGCGCGGCATCAGGCCAAGGGGCAGGATTTTCGGCGGGATCTGGCCGCAACCGTCGCCGCCGCGCCGCAGGTGGTTCGCACGGTCGAGGGGCTTAGAACCCTGCGAGATGTGTCTGCCGATGTATCTCCCCCTGTGTCTGTCTCTGTGGCCACGACGTCATCAAGCGCAGCAGAGGCTGTTGTTCAGGGGGATGACGCCAATCCTGCACTTGCTGAATGGCGGGCACTCGCTGGATAA